In one candidate division WOR-3 bacterium genomic region, the following are encoded:
- the purL gene encoding phosphoribosylformylglycinamidine synthase subunit PurL codes for MSVHIRDQWKRIANFKKNLPSNRELFESAKFSGEKGISDIVEGKIYLIKGLTGAELDEIKSAVFYNFLTEDIFEDALPVWEGEIIEIAYLPGVMDPVAVTLEKILGDCFRKDTEIQTRKLFLIKGDFDRTNIIKRVLSNPIIEEEVPVGTLPERGSYFHNPVVNRFNIEDRTSKELLEISRSMTLSLSSDEMIEIQKYFSVLRRLPTDAELETIAQTWSEHCVHKTLRGLFHFESEIIDDLLKSTIVKATREIARKDCVSVFKDNAGIVSVDGDTAYCVKVETHNHPSALEPYGGAGTGLGGVVRDILGTGLGAKPVAGIDVFCTGNPDAGYSSLPEGTMHPRRILNGVVSGVRDYGNRIGVPTVSGALVVDDGFLRNPLVFAGCIGVLPVKAANKKVSPGDRIVLVGGKTGRDGLHGATFSSVTLDSESEKKSQGSVQIGNPIEEKKIIEAVIRIREENLLNAVTDCGAGGLSSAVGEMGAETGAIARLENVPLKYEYISPWEIWLSESQERMVLAVPLENIDRVFEICDEEQTNVSVIGEFSETCKLEVYYYEEKIIDLDMKFLHEGVPRRHIKAREKQIPIDRSVRMETDPEKALIDLLSMPDIASKDWIIRQYDHQVQGKTVTGPFSGEKQKSHSDGASFFIDYSKKNCLAVGLGINVNIGKYNCYKMALFSVEEALRNLVCSGGDPSRAVLLDNFSWGSSDDPEAMGDLVSACKACHDASMNYGTPFISGKDSLNNTFKSDGKSVSIPPTLLITCVSVKGDLSPLNSFYCPGDRIYVLGPEPKGLGGSCFEKRARVQCGLLPEIDLKTSKDVIWKVFSNLDSFSSIHDVSEGGLAVSLAEMAIGSGFGAAIVKPSDQDLLDFMFSESPSRFVVTVSEKADVDIFKGVVCTEIGKVLEEPILEISSDKKNMTYDISKLEEAYFSKRL; via the coding sequence TTGAGCGTTCACATCAGAGATCAATGGAAAAGAATAGCCAATTTTAAAAAAAATCTGCCTTCTAACCGGGAACTTTTCGAATCGGCCAAATTTTCCGGAGAAAAGGGGATTTCAGACATCGTCGAAGGTAAGATTTACCTCATAAAAGGATTGACCGGTGCAGAACTGGACGAAATCAAAAGCGCAGTGTTTTACAATTTTCTCACGGAAGACATTTTCGAGGATGCCCTTCCCGTGTGGGAGGGAGAAATTATTGAGATCGCATACCTGCCGGGTGTGATGGATCCCGTCGCTGTAACTCTCGAAAAAATCTTGGGAGACTGTTTCAGAAAAGACACGGAAATTCAGACACGGAAATTATTTTTAATCAAAGGTGATTTCGACCGGACAAACATTATTAAAAGGGTTCTTTCAAATCCTATAATTGAAGAAGAAGTGCCTGTCGGCACTCTGCCTGAAAGAGGAAGTTACTTTCACAACCCAGTTGTAAACCGCTTCAACATAGAAGACAGAACTTCAAAAGAACTGCTCGAAATATCACGAAGCATGACACTAAGTCTCTCATCGGATGAAATGATAGAAATTCAGAAATATTTTTCCGTTCTGAGAAGACTTCCCACGGACGCTGAACTCGAAACAATTGCGCAGACATGGTCTGAGCATTGCGTGCATAAAACACTAAGAGGGCTGTTCCATTTCGAATCCGAGATAATCGACGATTTGTTGAAAAGCACCATCGTCAAGGCAACACGTGAGATAGCGAGAAAAGACTGCGTAAGCGTATTCAAGGACAATGCCGGGATAGTGTCTGTTGACGGTGATACGGCATATTGCGTTAAAGTCGAAACACACAATCATCCTTCAGCGCTCGAACCTTACGGAGGAGCAGGAACAGGTCTTGGAGGAGTTGTAAGAGACATTCTCGGAACTGGCCTCGGAGCAAAACCGGTCGCCGGAATAGACGTTTTCTGCACAGGAAATCCTGACGCCGGTTATTCATCTCTTCCTGAAGGGACGATGCATCCGAGAAGGATATTGAATGGAGTGGTTTCAGGCGTGCGGGATTACGGAAACCGCATCGGGGTACCAACTGTCAGTGGAGCTCTTGTCGTTGACGACGGATTTCTACGCAATCCCTTGGTTTTTGCCGGATGTATCGGAGTCCTGCCTGTTAAAGCCGCTAATAAAAAAGTCTCTCCGGGAGATAGAATAGTACTCGTAGGCGGTAAAACAGGCAGAGACGGATTGCACGGGGCTACTTTTTCCTCAGTGACTCTCGACTCCGAATCAGAAAAAAAATCGCAGGGTTCCGTTCAGATAGGAAATCCGATAGAGGAGAAGAAAATCATAGAAGCTGTGATCAGGATCAGGGAAGAAAACCTCCTGAACGCAGTGACGGATTGCGGAGCGGGAGGGCTTTCCTCGGCGGTCGGAGAGATGGGGGCGGAAACAGGTGCGATAGCCCGTCTCGAAAATGTCCCTCTCAAGTACGAGTACATATCTCCATGGGAGATATGGCTCAGCGAATCTCAGGAGAGAATGGTATTAGCCGTCCCTCTTGAAAATATTGACAGAGTTTTTGAAATTTGCGATGAAGAGCAGACCAACGTAAGCGTCATAGGAGAATTTTCCGAGACATGTAAGCTCGAAGTGTATTATTACGAGGAAAAAATCATCGATCTGGACATGAAATTTCTTCACGAAGGCGTTCCAAGAAGACACATCAAGGCGAGAGAAAAGCAAATTCCTATAGACCGCTCTGTCAGAATGGAGACAGACCCGGAAAAAGCTTTGATCGATCTACTTTCCATGCCTGACATTGCCAGTAAGGACTGGATAATTAGACAATATGATCATCAGGTTCAGGGGAAGACGGTAACCGGACCTTTCTCGGGAGAAAAACAGAAAAGCCACAGCGACGGAGCATCTTTTTTTATTGACTATTCAAAAAAGAATTGCCTGGCCGTAGGTCTGGGTATCAATGTCAACATCGGCAAATACAATTGTTACAAAATGGCTCTTTTTTCAGTGGAGGAAGCTCTGAGAAACCTGGTCTGTTCAGGCGGCGACCCTTCAAGAGCTGTACTGCTCGATAATTTCTCGTGGGGCAGTTCAGACGATCCCGAGGCGATGGGAGATCTTGTGTCTGCTTGTAAAGCGTGTCACGATGCTTCAATGAATTACGGTACGCCTTTCATAAGCGGTAAAGACAGCCTGAACAACACCTTTAAATCCGATGGAAAATCAGTAAGCATTCCTCCGACCCTTCTTATAACTTGCGTTTCCGTAAAAGGCGATCTGTCACCCCTGAATTCTTTTTACTGTCCCGGTGACAGGATATATGTTTTAGGTCCTGAACCGAAAGGGTTGGGAGGCAGCTGTTTCGAAAAAAGAGCACGTGTTCAATGCGGACTCCTGCCTGAAATTGACCTTAAAACTTCGAAAGATGTCATTTGGAAAGTGTTTTCTAACCTCGATTCATTCAGCTCTATACACGATGTCTCCGAAGGCGGCCTGGCTGTTAGCCTCGCGGAAATGGCTATAGGGAGCGGTTTTGGAGCGGCGATCGTCAAACCGTCCGATCAAGATCTGTTGGATTTCATGTTCTCTGAGTCGCCTTCAAGGTTCGTCGTGACCGTTAGCGAAAAAGCAGACGTTGATATTTTCAAGGGTGTTGTCTGTACTGAAATCGGAAAAGTCTTGGAAGAACCAATTCTTGAGATCAGCAGTGATAAAAAAAACATGACTTATGATATATCAAAACTGGAGGAAGCTTATTTCTCGAAAAGACTCTAA
- a CDS encoding DUF47 family protein has protein sequence MNTSIFKKLFPQNEPLNLLIEHALLLDDSIKILKPMFELYFNDENIDKYSSVICTNESRADDVKFKIREIIATGIKIPFDKSDFLDYLSMQENLIDLTKDIAKKLSLNRVKLGENLTAEFFVLLDEVIKAVDYLESAIRSLKSLLYFSFSAKESDIEKEEIFMVERLESSVDKKSIEIAKKLYSMKNDINPVDLYFIESVLIILSKMGDYAENGAELLLRFIKG, from the coding sequence ATGAACACTTCCATTTTCAAGAAATTATTTCCTCAGAACGAACCGCTCAATTTACTGATTGAACACGCTCTGCTGCTTGATGATTCCATAAAAATTCTAAAACCGATGTTTGAATTGTACTTCAATGACGAGAACATAGATAAGTATTCATCCGTAATCTGCACCAATGAAAGTCGCGCCGACGACGTAAAATTTAAAATCAGGGAAATAATCGCCACTGGAATAAAAATTCCTTTCGACAAGAGCGACTTTCTGGATTACCTGTCCATGCAGGAAAATCTAATAGACCTTACAAAAGACATAGCAAAAAAACTCTCTCTCAACAGAGTCAAACTTGGCGAGAACCTGACCGCTGAATTTTTCGTTCTGCTCGATGAAGTAATAAAGGCTGTTGACTATCTCGAAAGCGCTATAAGATCTCTAAAATCTCTTCTTTATTTTTCATTTTCGGCAAAAGAATCCGACATTGAAAAAGAAGAGATTTTCATGGTCGAAAGACTCGAATCATCCGTCGACAAAAAATCGATTGAAATTGCTAAAAAGTTATACTCAATGAAAAACGACATTAATCCTGTCGATCTATATTTCATAGAAAGTGTTTTAATAATTCTATCTAAAATGGGCGACTACGCTGAAAACGGCGCCGAACTTCTTCTGAGATTCATTAAAGGCTGA
- a CDS encoding inorganic phosphate transporter — MSVIVFLALASGFIVAFAIGANDVANSMATAVGAKAITIKQAVLIAAVLEFSGAFFFGKMVTETICKGIVPMTNFSSPEILIAGAFAAILASAIFILAATRFDMPISTTHSIIGGLIGFGLVAGGVKSVSWMKVLVIVFSWIISPVLGAILSYTVFKILSIIILRKDDPFNWTKKTAPFIIGFTFLTISWLFTVKTLSKGVLFAFVTALLIAITTTILSFLLLRIVKFEKNEEYSVEKIFRKMQILTSCYVSFAHGANDVANAIGPIAIILMVAKSGVIACSLPVTVDKSILALGGIGIALGVALLGYRVMRTIGEKITSLNNTRGFTIDISVATSVIIASFFGLPVSSTHTVVGAVVGVGYARGFGAVNFGIIRRILISWLLTVPAAALLSALLYKLLLLNLITKLLL; from the coding sequence ATGAGCGTAATAGTCTTTTTAGCTTTGGCTTCAGGTTTTATAGTCGCCTTTGCCATTGGGGCTAACGACGTAGCAAATTCGATGGCAACCGCCGTCGGAGCAAAAGCTATTACAATAAAACAGGCAGTACTTATCGCCGCAGTATTAGAGTTTTCCGGTGCTTTCTTCTTCGGTAAAATGGTCACCGAGACCATCTGCAAGGGGATAGTTCCGATGACAAATTTCAGCAGTCCTGAAATCCTTATCGCGGGTGCTTTTGCCGCCATATTGGCTTCGGCAATTTTCATTTTAGCCGCGACCAGATTCGACATGCCGATATCTACAACGCATTCCATTATTGGAGGACTGATTGGATTCGGCCTCGTCGCCGGAGGAGTTAAGTCGGTAAGCTGGATGAAAGTTCTCGTCATTGTATTTTCCTGGATAATTTCCCCCGTCCTCGGAGCGATACTTTCCTACACGGTCTTCAAGATTCTTTCAATAATCATTTTGAGAAAGGACGACCCATTCAACTGGACAAAAAAAACCGCTCCGTTCATCATCGGATTCACATTTCTGACCATATCTTGGCTTTTCACCGTCAAAACTCTCTCAAAAGGTGTTTTGTTCGCATTTGTCACGGCTTTACTCATCGCGATTACAACGACGATTTTAAGTTTTCTTTTATTGAGAATCGTCAAATTCGAAAAAAACGAAGAGTATTCGGTCGAAAAAATATTTCGCAAGATGCAAATACTCACATCCTGTTATGTATCTTTCGCACACGGAGCAAATGACGTCGCGAACGCCATAGGGCCGATAGCTATAATATTGATGGTCGCAAAATCAGGAGTTATCGCCTGTTCACTCCCCGTGACAGTCGATAAATCCATTCTAGCGCTTGGAGGAATAGGAATCGCCCTCGGAGTCGCTCTGCTCGGATACAGAGTAATGCGGACAATAGGAGAAAAGATTACATCCCTCAACAACACAAGGGGTTTTACAATAGATATTTCAGTCGCGACATCAGTCATTATAGCTTCGTTTTTTGGATTGCCAGTATCGTCAACGCACACTGTGGTCGGAGCGGTCGTCGGAGTCGGATACGCCAGAGGATTCGGGGCGGTTAATTTTGGAATCATAAGAAGGATACTTATCTCCTGGCTCCTGACAGTTCCAGCCGCGGCTTTGCTTTCTGCGCTGTTATACAAACTGCTGCTGTTGAATTTGATAACAAAATTGTTGCTTTGA
- a CDS encoding DJ-1/PfpI family protein, with amino-acid sequence MKTMIIIADGFEEIEAVTVIDLFRRAGIEIEVTGFNYDTVIGGHGVVLKTDSVFDPASAGKFDLLVLPGGLKAVNALAESEAILDTVRIFDRDNKPICAICAAPVILDRAGILENRKYTSHPSVKNSINGGFYQKSRIFIDGNIVTSQGPGTAFEFALSIIEKIKNKTVADEISSASLIR; translated from the coding sequence TTGAAAACGATGATTATTATCGCGGATGGTTTCGAGGAAATCGAAGCGGTAACTGTTATTGATCTTTTTCGCAGAGCAGGAATTGAAATTGAGGTCACCGGTTTCAATTACGATACAGTTATAGGAGGGCACGGCGTCGTACTGAAAACAGATTCCGTGTTTGATCCGGCATCTGCTGGAAAATTCGATCTTCTGGTTCTACCAGGCGGTTTGAAAGCGGTCAATGCATTGGCCGAATCCGAAGCGATATTGGATACAGTGAGGATTTTTGACCGCGATAATAAACCTATATGCGCAATATGCGCGGCTCCAGTAATATTGGATCGAGCGGGGATATTGGAGAACAGAAAATACACTTCTCATCCTTCGGTTAAAAACAGCATAAACGGCGGATTTTACCAGAAATCCCGCATCTTTATCGACGGGAACATTGTGACGAGCCAGGGTCCCGGAACCGCTTTTGAATTTGCACTTTCCATTATAGAAAAAATTAAAAACAAAACCGTCGCGGATGAAATATCATCTGCATCCCTGATCCGATGA
- a CDS encoding thiamine diphosphokinase has product MKICISLAGEKTKREDAINEMSDSDLLIAADGGYDILREYGIEPDFFIGDMDSTTFGDIPEKTITILAPAEKDQSDSELAVDFALSKKPSKIVLINALGKRPDHLFSNISLLFKKTETIEILDDHWTITALSGPCSYRLQKAFEKQMFSIFAFGDSLKGLTMKGFKYELDDCDVDPGSRGLSNHMISDIIEVSFREGKAVIFIERDPGGYE; this is encoded by the coding sequence ATGAAAATCTGCATATCCCTCGCCGGAGAAAAAACGAAAAGAGAAGACGCGATAAATGAGATGTCAGACTCCGATTTACTCATCGCCGCAGACGGCGGCTACGACATACTCAGAGAATACGGAATAGAACCGGACTTTTTCATAGGAGACATGGATTCTACAACTTTTGGAGATATACCCGAAAAAACAATCACAATATTAGCACCCGCCGAAAAAGACCAAAGCGACTCTGAGCTCGCGGTAGATTTCGCCCTTTCCAAAAAACCAAGTAAAATTGTACTTATTAACGCCCTCGGCAAGAGACCGGATCATCTTTTTTCCAACATCTCTTTGCTCTTTAAAAAAACGGAAACAATAGAGATTCTCGACGATCACTGGACAATAACAGCCCTTTCAGGTCCTTGCTCTTATCGCCTTCAAAAAGCGTTTGAGAAACAGATGTTCTCAATTTTCGCTTTCGGCGATTCTTTGAAAGGGCTGACGATGAAAGGATTCAAATACGAACTCGACGACTGCGATGTTGACCCAGGAAGCAGGGGATTGAGCAATCACATGATTTCAGATATTATAGAAGTATCATTCCGCGAAGGCAAAGCCGTAATATTCATTGAACGTGACCCTGGCGGATATGAGTAA
- a CDS encoding trypsin-like peptidase domain-containing protein, giving the protein MADINEIFNLVYKIKTSKGSGSGFFSKKHGVIITNHHVIDGEREVSVENSDKKPFKADVILISPKYDLAFLKPSREIPSPEINFSSTGNLKNMDKVLVLGYPFGFPFTVTEGIISNMNQLVNGQCYIQTDAAINPGNSGGPMVLPEGKIIGITTCKFKEAENMGFSLPADIIMKELEVFEKKMPHKYSVKCPSCSFLLEQEDEYCENCGAKLDAKKLFGKTPMSALSLFIEKTIQTMGIDPILARNGYEFWEFHKGSALLRIFVYRTNYLIATCPLVKLPQENLTELYKYILSNPALPFYLGVDKGIIYVSYRIHLTDINSSFSEKIMKNILEISLKADELDNYLIEKFGCVLSDEADKTAV; this is encoded by the coding sequence ATGGCAGACATAAATGAAATCTTCAATCTGGTTTATAAAATCAAGACTTCAAAAGGAAGCGGATCAGGGTTCTTTTCAAAAAAGCACGGTGTAATAATAACGAATCACCACGTGATTGACGGAGAGAGAGAAGTCTCTGTCGAAAATTCCGACAAAAAGCCTTTCAAAGCCGATGTCATTCTAATCTCTCCGAAATACGACCTCGCTTTTCTCAAGCCTTCGCGCGAAATTCCGTCTCCTGAAATCAATTTTTCAAGTACCGGAAATCTTAAAAATATGGACAAGGTTCTAGTTCTCGGCTATCCGTTCGGTTTTCCTTTCACGGTAACAGAAGGGATAATCTCTAACATGAATCAACTAGTCAACGGTCAATGCTACATACAGACAGACGCCGCGATAAATCCCGGCAACAGCGGCGGACCAATGGTTTTACCGGAAGGTAAAATAATCGGGATCACTACTTGCAAATTCAAAGAAGCTGAAAACATGGGTTTTTCACTCCCGGCGGACATCATTATGAAAGAGCTCGAGGTTTTTGAAAAGAAAATGCCCCATAAGTATTCGGTCAAATGCCCGTCGTGCAGTTTCCTGCTTGAACAGGAAGACGAATACTGTGAAAATTGCGGCGCCAAGCTTGACGCGAAAAAACTGTTCGGCAAAACTCCGATGAGCGCTTTATCATTGTTTATAGAAAAAACAATTCAAACAATGGGAATAGATCCGATCCTCGCGAGAAACGGCTATGAATTCTGGGAATTTCACAAAGGCAGCGCTCTTTTGAGGATATTCGTCTACAGAACAAATTACCTGATAGCAACCTGCCCTCTTGTCAAACTGCCCCAGGAAAATCTCACGGAGTTATACAAATACATACTCAGCAATCCGGCGCTTCCATTTTATCTCGGAGTTGACAAAGGAATTATATACGTATCTTACAGAATTCATCTCACCGACATCAATTCAAGTTTTTCGGAAAAAATAATGAAAAACATCCTGGAAATATCTTTGAAAGCCGACGAACTGGACAATTATCTCATCGAAAAATTCGGCTGCGTTTTGTCTGACGAAGCGGACAAGACGGCGGTATGA